A genomic region of Terriglobales bacterium contains the following coding sequences:
- the gyrA gene encoding DNA gyrase subunit A has product MADEQNPQLPLNPPGGDGQGPGATNVQPINIEEEMRRSYLDYSMSVIIGRALPDIYDGLKPVHRRVLYAMYEMGLLHNRKHLKCAKVVGEALGKYHPHNPEALYDALVRMAQDFSLRYPLVDGQGNFGSVDGDPPAAYRYTECRMTRIAEELLADIDKDTVDFVANFDNTTTEPTVLPTKVPNLLINGSNGIAVGMATNIPPHNLTEIIDATIHLVNNPSAPLSEMLKFVKGPDFPTGAFIYGRQGIADAYKSGRGRFVMRAKAAIENISKDRQAVIITEIPYQVNKSTLIKRIADLVLEKVIDDVSDVRDESDRDGMRIVVELKRGAEPQIVLNQLYKHTQMQESFSMIFLAVVNGQPREMGLIAAIQHFIDHRVDVVRRRTAFLLARAREREHILEGYKIALDHIDAVIAIIRGSANRGEARDNLVGYFAGKTIDVNLKGISTRRPRLDHPFTAKQADAILELQLHRLTRLSIDEIVNELKEVRERIEEYEAILASEKKLRGVIIKELEQVRKDYGDERRTQILDEAAEIKLEDLIADEEVAITVSHSGYLKRTPISTYRQQRRGGTGRTGMKTRDEDFVEYLFIASTHAYLLIFTNTGRVYWLKVYEIPDVGAAGKGKSISNLVSLQPGESVKAMLPVRDLEEEGKYVFFATRNGTVKKTPLTDFCNVMSRGIIAIGIDSGDELVAASLTDGRQIVFLASHEGMAVRFDEEEARPMGRPAFGVRGMDLEKGDYVVGMAITPRPGATNGKAAETAKASGKGEAAVHANLILSVTENGYGKRTPVDEYRLTHRGGKGVINVKTTERNGRVVSIMLVDEQSEAMVISHYGKIIRMNTASIREAGRSTQGVRLLSLDAGDKVAAAVVIPPEEKEENGGLIQ; this is encoded by the coding sequence ATGGCTGACGAACAGAATCCCCAACTCCCTCTGAATCCCCCCGGCGGCGACGGACAAGGTCCGGGTGCGACCAATGTGCAGCCCATCAACATTGAAGAGGAGATGCGGCGCTCGTACCTCGACTATTCGATGTCGGTGATCATCGGGCGCGCGCTGCCCGACATTTACGACGGCCTGAAGCCGGTGCATCGCCGCGTGCTCTACGCGATGTACGAAATGGGCCTGCTGCACAACCGCAAGCACCTGAAGTGCGCCAAGGTGGTGGGCGAGGCGCTGGGCAAGTATCACCCGCACAATCCTGAGGCGCTGTACGACGCGCTCGTCCGCATGGCGCAGGACTTCTCGTTGCGCTATCCGCTGGTGGACGGGCAGGGCAACTTCGGTTCAGTGGACGGCGATCCGCCGGCTGCCTACCGGTACACCGAATGCCGCATGACGCGGATTGCGGAAGAGCTGCTGGCCGATATCGACAAGGACACGGTGGACTTCGTCGCCAACTTCGACAACACGACGACCGAGCCCACGGTGCTGCCGACCAAGGTCCCGAACCTGCTGATCAACGGGTCGAACGGAATCGCCGTCGGCATGGCGACCAACATTCCGCCGCACAATCTGACCGAGATCATCGACGCGACCATCCACCTGGTAAACAACCCCAGCGCGCCGCTCAGCGAGATGCTGAAGTTCGTCAAAGGCCCCGATTTTCCGACGGGCGCTTTCATCTATGGGCGCCAGGGCATTGCCGACGCTTACAAATCGGGCCGCGGGCGCTTCGTGATGCGCGCCAAGGCGGCGATCGAGAACATCAGCAAAGACCGCCAGGCGGTGATCATCACCGAGATTCCGTACCAGGTGAACAAATCGACGCTCATCAAGCGCATCGCCGACCTGGTGCTCGAAAAAGTAATCGACGACGTCAGCGACGTGCGCGACGAGAGCGACCGCGACGGCATGCGCATCGTGGTGGAGCTGAAGCGCGGCGCCGAGCCGCAGATCGTGCTCAACCAGCTCTACAAGCACACCCAGATGCAGGAGAGCTTCAGCATGATCTTCCTGGCCGTGGTGAACGGCCAGCCGCGCGAGATGGGCCTGATTGCGGCCATCCAGCACTTCATCGATCATCGCGTGGACGTGGTGCGCCGACGCACGGCGTTCCTGCTGGCGCGGGCGCGCGAACGCGAGCACATCCTGGAAGGCTACAAGATCGCGCTCGACCACATTGACGCGGTCATCGCCATCATCCGCGGCAGCGCCAATCGCGGCGAGGCGCGCGACAACCTGGTGGGATACTTCGCCGGCAAGACGATTGACGTCAACCTGAAAGGCATCTCCACGCGACGGCCCAGGCTCGACCATCCGTTCACGGCGAAGCAGGCTGACGCCATCCTCGAACTGCAACTGCACCGCCTCACGCGGCTCTCCATCGACGAGATCGTGAACGAGCTGAAGGAAGTGCGCGAGCGCATCGAGGAATACGAAGCCATCCTCGCCAGCGAGAAGAAGCTGCGCGGCGTGATCATCAAAGAACTGGAGCAGGTCCGCAAAGACTACGGCGACGAGCGCCGCACGCAGATCCTCGACGAAGCAGCCGAGATCAAGCTGGAAGACCTGATCGCCGACGAAGAAGTGGCCATCACGGTGAGCCACTCCGGCTACCTGAAGCGCACGCCGATCTCGACCTACCGGCAGCAGCGCCGCGGCGGCACCGGGCGCACAGGGATGAAAACGCGCGACGAGGACTTCGTCGAGTACCTGTTCATCGCCTCGACGCACGCCTACCTGCTCATCTTCACCAACACGGGGCGGGTGTACTGGCTCAAGGTGTACGAAATTCCCGACGTCGGCGCGGCCGGCAAGGGCAAGAGCATTTCGAACCTGGTGTCGCTGCAGCCGGGCGAGAGCGTGAAGGCGATGCTGCCGGTCCGCGACCTGGAAGAGGAAGGCAAGTACGTCTTCTTCGCCACGCGCAATGGCACCGTGAAGAAAACGCCGCTCACCGACTTCTGCAACGTGATGTCGCGCGGCATTATCGCCATCGGCATTGATTCGGGCGATGAACTGGTCGCCGCTTCGCTCACCGATGGCAGGCAGATCGTCTTCCTCGCCTCGCACGAGGGCATGGCGGTGCGCTTCGACGAAGAAGAAGCGCGTCCCATGGGCCGGCCGGCGTTCGGCGTCCGCGGCATGGACCTGGAGAAGGGCGACTACGTGGTTGGCATGGCGATTACGCCGCGTCCCGGCGCGACGAACGGCAAGGCGGCCGAGACGGCCAAGGCCAGCGGCAAGGGCGAGGCGGCCGTGCACGCCAACCTGATCCTGAGCGTCACCGAAAACGGCTACGGCAAGCGCACGCCGGTGGACGAGTACCGCCTGACGCATCGCGGCGGCAAAGGCGTGATCAACGTGAAGACCACCGAGCGCAACGGCCGCGTGGTCTCGATCATGCTGGTGGACGAGCAGTCGGAAGCGATGGTCATCAGCCACTACGGCAAGATCATCCGGATGAACACGGCGTCCATTCGCGAAGCCGGCCGCTCGACGCAGGGCGTGCGCCTGCTCTCGCTCGATGCCGGCGACAAGGTGGCGGCGGCGGTGGTCATCCCGCCGGAAGAGAAGGAAGAGAACGGCGGGCTGATACAGTAG
- a CDS encoding radical SAM protein, translated as MAKLSPRVRRHALAMSRRWREFKMIVRGVASTDHPVQAHIVPMRRCNLSCAYCNEYDDVSKPVPLEEMLRRIDHLARLGTTLIVVSGGEPLLHPELDDIIRRIRRHGMLAAMITNGYLLTAERIERLNRAGLEHLQISIDNVQPDEVSMKSLKVLDKKLQLLADYAEFHVNINSVVGAGIKTPQDALVIGNRAIELGFTSTVGIIHDGTGKLRPLDPESFAVYEQMKRLNKSSYSRLNKFQDNIARGLPNEWRCRAGARYLYICEDGLVHYCSQQRGYPAKPIAEYTVEDIRREFLTEKPCAPLCTISCSHQTAYMDWYRAPQHPAPEPAAAPSPAAVEPELVQIETN; from the coding sequence ATGGCGAAGCTGTCCCCCAGAGTGCGCCGCCACGCGCTGGCCATGAGCCGACGCTGGCGTGAATTCAAGATGATCGTTCGCGGGGTCGCCTCAACCGACCACCCCGTGCAGGCGCACATCGTCCCCATGCGGCGCTGCAATCTGAGCTGCGCCTACTGCAACGAGTACGACGACGTCTCCAAGCCCGTGCCACTGGAGGAGATGCTGCGCCGGATCGACCACCTGGCGCGGCTGGGAACAACGCTGATCGTGGTCAGCGGCGGCGAGCCGCTGCTGCATCCCGAGCTCGACGACATTATCCGCCGCATCCGGCGCCACGGCATGCTGGCGGCGATGATCACCAACGGCTACCTGCTCACCGCCGAGCGGATCGAGCGGCTGAACCGGGCGGGCCTGGAGCACCTGCAGATCTCCATCGACAACGTCCAACCTGACGAGGTCTCGATGAAGAGCCTGAAGGTGCTCGACAAGAAGCTGCAACTGCTGGCTGACTACGCCGAGTTCCACGTGAACATCAATTCGGTGGTCGGCGCCGGAATCAAGACGCCGCAGGACGCGCTGGTGATCGGAAACCGCGCCATCGAGCTGGGCTTCACCTCGACCGTCGGCATCATTCACGACGGCACCGGGAAGCTGCGCCCGCTTGATCCCGAGTCGTTCGCCGTGTACGAGCAGATGAAGCGGCTGAACAAGTCGAGCTACTCGCGCCTGAACAAGTTCCAGGACAATATCGCGCGCGGCCTGCCGAATGAGTGGCGCTGCCGCGCCGGCGCGCGGTACCTGTACATCTGCGAGGACGGGCTGGTGCACTACTGCTCGCAGCAGCGCGGCTATCCCGCCAAGCCGATTGCCGAGTACACGGTTGAGGACATCCGCCGCGAGTTCCTCACCGAGAAGCCGTGCGCGCCGCTGTGCACCATCTCGTGCTCGCACCAGACCGCTTACATGGACTGGTATCGCGCTCCGCAGCATCCGGCGCCGGAGCCGGCGGCTGCTCCCTCGCCCGCCGCGGTCGAGCCGGAGCTTGTGCAGATCGAAACCAACTAG
- a CDS encoding DinB family protein, with protein sequence MKVARLMAVAALIAVPVASFAQAAAPAAAPDKNPVTSTVQRYFDRQKGNLAGAADAMPADKYNFKPTDGHITFAKLMEHVAKSNAFVCSKFADGLTAPAEIDAVKDSDGKDKLVAALKQSFDFCGQALAKVDDSKLGDQVDWRGSRKVPRAQAVVELPVDLADHYAAAATYLRLNGILPPSAQPRR encoded by the coding sequence ATGAAAGTTGCACGTCTCATGGCAGTTGCCGCATTGATCGCCGTACCTGTTGCCAGCTTCGCGCAAGCCGCAGCACCGGCGGCCGCGCCCGACAAAAACCCGGTCACTTCGACCGTGCAGCGTTACTTCGACCGGCAGAAAGGCAACCTGGCCGGCGCGGCAGACGCGATGCCGGCCGACAAGTACAACTTCAAGCCAACCGACGGCCACATTACGTTCGCCAAGCTGATGGAGCACGTGGCCAAGTCGAATGCCTTCGTTTGCTCGAAGTTCGCCGACGGCCTGACGGCGCCCGCCGAGATCGACGCGGTGAAAGACAGCGACGGCAAGGACAAGCTCGTTGCCGCCCTCAAGCAGTCGTTCGACTTCTGCGGGCAGGCGCTCGCCAAGGTGGACGACTCCAAGCTCGGCGACCAGGTGGACTGGCGCGGAAGCCGCAAAGTTCCTCGCGCGCAGGCCGTGGTGGAGCTGCCGGTTGACCTGGCCGACCACTACGCCGCCGCGGCGACGTACCTGCGGCTGAACGGGATCCTGCCGCCCAGCGCGCAACCGCGGAGGTAA
- a CDS encoding YIP1 family protein, giving the protein MATATAVPGEAPLSQAQRIINVFVAPSKTFNDIRRSASWWAAWLLMAVVSFGFVTTAAQKVGWDDIQMNQMKMNPKQMERLEKAPPEQRERQLRIGMTVTKGISYLFPLVQLVVLTIIALLMMATMNFGASAQAKFGQCLAVTMYAALPGLVKILLAIVFLFLGIGIEGFTFQNPIATNPGVFAQVGTPLYALLSAFDIFTFWTLILAGIGFACISGLKRSTTTAMVFGWWAFGTLIGVGMAALFS; this is encoded by the coding sequence ATGGCCACGGCAACAGCCGTTCCCGGCGAGGCGCCACTGTCGCAGGCGCAGCGCATCATCAATGTGTTCGTCGCGCCCAGCAAGACCTTCAACGACATTCGCCGCAGCGCGAGCTGGTGGGCGGCGTGGCTGCTGATGGCCGTGGTGTCGTTTGGATTCGTCACGACCGCCGCGCAGAAGGTCGGCTGGGACGACATCCAGATGAACCAGATGAAGATGAACCCCAAGCAGATGGAGCGGCTGGAAAAGGCGCCGCCCGAACAGCGCGAGCGGCAGTTGCGCATCGGGATGACGGTGACGAAGGGGATCTCGTACCTGTTCCCGCTGGTGCAGCTGGTGGTACTGACCATCATTGCGCTGCTCATGATGGCGACCATGAACTTTGGCGCCTCGGCGCAGGCGAAGTTTGGCCAGTGCCTGGCGGTGACCATGTACGCTGCCTTGCCGGGATTGGTCAAGATCTTGCTTGCCATCGTGTTCCTGTTCCTCGGGATAGGGATCGAAGGCTTCACGTTCCAGAACCCGATCGCGACGAATCCCGGCGTCTTCGCGCAGGTCGGGACGCCGCTTTATGCGCTGCTCTCGGCGTTCGACATTTTCACCTTTTGGACGCTGATCCTGGCCGGCATCGGCTTTGCCTGCATCAGCGGGCTGAAGCGCTCCACCACCACGGCCATGGTGTTCGGATGGTGGGCGTTCGGGACGCTGATCGGCGTGGGGATGGCGGCGCTGTTCTCATAA
- a CDS encoding glycine/sarcosine/betaine reductase selenoprotein B family protein, with protein MPLEMSRKSVPYTPVTSKVSEMAIALVSSTGVYLEGQPPFSSNSDESYRVIPGDADPSALRFQHGHYDESDARRDPNSVFPLALLRELAAQGMIGKVSNKHIGFKGFSSDLKAQYEVLAPAIAHEIERSQADAVVLTGG; from the coding sequence ATGCCCCTGGAAATGTCCCGCAAGTCGGTCCCGTACACCCCGGTCACGAGCAAGGTCAGCGAGATGGCAATCGCGCTCGTCTCCTCCACCGGCGTTTACCTCGAAGGCCAGCCGCCCTTCTCGTCCAACAGCGACGAGAGCTATCGCGTCATTCCCGGCGACGCCGACCCTTCCGCACTGCGCTTCCAGCACGGCCACTACGACGAGAGCGACGCCCGCCGCGATCCCAACAGCGTTTTCCCGCTGGCGCTGCTGCGCGAACTCGCCGCGCAGGGCATGATCGGCAAGGTGTCCAACAAGCACATCGGCTTCAAGGGTTTTTCCAGCGACCTCAAGGCGCAGTACGAAGTGCTGGCCCCGGCCATCGCGCACGAAATCGAGCGCTCGCAGGCAGACGCCGTCGTCCTCACCGGCGGTTGA
- the lptD gene encoding LPS assembly protein LptD has translation MAAPLLTSQLRAEQTTTPGQTASPAQTTATALAPAPSTQPGEPVKIEAKTQQKQGDAFTLSGDVRITYKNLTFSADEITYNEATGEATATGHVRLLGGPHDEDVHASRGHYNLQSESGTFYDVLGTTGIRLRGNRLQLTSSRPFIFAGSRVDKTGPDHFVVHDGWVTSCDNPEMPAWSFRAQRVVVEVGDNAQIYHTTFRLGRIPLFYLPYVQHPVEALGRQSGFLIPTVGQSSTKGTVLGDAFYWAINRSFDTTIGAEYFSDRGWAQHGEFRGKPSDKTYFEVRYFGVLDRGFGPTKMDQGGEDVRGSGETTFPFGIRGVADIEYLSSFVFRQAFTETFSQAVNSEVRSLAFASKAQNGYFFNLSGNRYQNFESTAKGDYVSILHIPSFEVGSVEKRIRRTPFVFSYGAAAEGVSRREPGFETDPVVGRFDLTPSIAAPLFLKGWTFRPELVLHETYYTQRVVPNGSLGTPVPIDANRRAVEIGAEARPPAISRVFDRQIFGRQWKHVVEPRLNYRLTSGVDNFSSIIRFDAKDILSNTNELEYALVNRIYARRPNPGDCSAGGPAQPVRDPMAQNSEAPEFAHTHENLPAGNPCYEAGSAREIVTWELAQKAFFDPDFGGAVVNGRRNVLTTTAEFSGIAFLTEPRHTSPLASRLRIHPSASTDLQWTLDYDFKKGRINASTAIAAWRFGEFFVGGSHAYFHVPGEIFTTNPIPGPDLFNQFRVLAGWGHPNKRGFNFAGNIGADTNLNFLQYSVGQLSYNWDCIGATFEYRRLALGAVRNENQFRFSLSLANIGTFGTMRRQERLF, from the coding sequence GTGGCAGCGCCGCTATTAACCAGCCAGTTGCGCGCCGAGCAGACCACCACGCCTGGGCAGACGGCCTCGCCCGCGCAGACCACCGCCACGGCGCTGGCGCCGGCGCCAAGCACGCAACCGGGCGAACCAGTGAAGATCGAGGCGAAGACGCAGCAGAAGCAGGGTGACGCCTTCACGCTGAGCGGCGACGTGCGCATCACCTACAAGAACCTCACGTTCAGCGCCGACGAGATCACCTACAACGAGGCCACGGGCGAGGCCACCGCCACCGGCCACGTGCGGCTGTTGGGCGGGCCGCACGACGAAGACGTGCACGCCTCGCGCGGCCACTACAACCTGCAAAGCGAGAGCGGCACGTTCTACGACGTGCTGGGCACTACCGGCATCCGCTTGCGCGGCAATCGGCTGCAGCTGACCTCGTCGCGGCCGTTCATCTTTGCCGGCTCGCGCGTGGACAAGACCGGACCGGACCACTTCGTGGTCCACGATGGCTGGGTCACTTCGTGCGACAACCCGGAGATGCCGGCGTGGAGCTTTCGCGCGCAGCGCGTGGTGGTTGAGGTGGGCGACAACGCGCAGATCTACCACACCACGTTTCGCCTTGGACGCATCCCGCTGTTCTACCTGCCCTACGTGCAGCACCCGGTCGAGGCGCTGGGACGGCAGAGCGGGTTCCTGATTCCGACCGTCGGACAGTCGTCAACCAAGGGCACGGTGCTGGGCGACGCGTTCTACTGGGCGATCAATCGCAGCTTCGATACGACCATTGGCGCGGAATACTTTTCCGACCGCGGCTGGGCGCAGCACGGCGAATTTCGCGGCAAGCCGAGCGACAAGACGTATTTCGAGGTCCGCTACTTCGGCGTGCTCGACCGCGGCTTCGGACCGACCAAGATGGACCAGGGCGGCGAAGACGTGCGCGGCAGCGGCGAAACCACGTTCCCGTTCGGCATACGCGGGGTGGCCGACATCGAGTACCTCAGCTCGTTCGTCTTCCGCCAGGCATTTACGGAAACCTTTTCCCAGGCGGTGAACTCGGAAGTCCGCTCGCTGGCCTTCGCCAGCAAGGCGCAGAACGGATACTTCTTCAACCTGTCCGGCAACCGCTACCAGAACTTTGAGAGCACCGCGAAGGGCGACTACGTCTCCATCCTGCACATCCCCAGCTTCGAAGTGGGCAGCGTGGAGAAGCGCATCCGGCGCACGCCTTTCGTGTTCTCGTACGGCGCGGCGGCGGAAGGCGTTTCGCGGCGCGAGCCGGGATTCGAGACCGATCCGGTGGTCGGCCGCTTCGACCTGACGCCTTCGATTGCGGCCCCGCTGTTCCTGAAGGGCTGGACGTTCAGGCCGGAGCTGGTCCTGCACGAGACCTACTACACGCAGCGTGTTGTTCCGAACGGGTCGCTGGGCACGCCGGTTCCCATTGACGCGAACCGCCGCGCGGTCGAGATCGGCGCGGAGGCGCGTCCACCGGCGATTTCGCGGGTCTTCGACCGGCAGATCTTTGGCCGCCAATGGAAGCATGTGGTGGAACCCAGGCTGAACTACCGGCTAACGAGCGGCGTGGACAACTTCAGCAGCATCATCCGCTTCGACGCCAAAGACATATTGAGCAACACCAACGAGCTGGAGTACGCGCTGGTGAACCGGATCTACGCGCGCCGGCCAAACCCGGGAGACTGCTCCGCCGGCGGGCCGGCCCAGCCGGTTCGCGATCCGATGGCGCAGAATTCCGAAGCGCCCGAGTTCGCCCACACGCACGAGAACCTGCCCGCGGGGAATCCGTGTTACGAAGCCGGCAGCGCGCGCGAGATCGTGACCTGGGAGCTGGCGCAGAAGGCGTTCTTCGATCCCGATTTCGGCGGCGCGGTGGTCAATGGGCGGCGCAACGTGCTGACCACCACGGCCGAATTCAGCGGCATCGCCTTCCTCACCGAGCCGCGCCACACCTCGCCGCTGGCGTCGCGGCTGCGCATCCACCCCAGCGCCAGCACCGACCTGCAATGGACCCTGGACTACGACTTCAAGAAAGGGCGGATCAACGCGTCAACGGCGATTGCCGCGTGGCGCTTCGGAGAGTTTTTCGTGGGCGGCAGCCACGCCTATTTCCACGTTCCCGGCGAAATCTTCACCACCAATCCCATTCCCGGTCCAGACCTGTTCAACCAGTTCCGCGTGCTGGCCGGCTGGGGACATCCCAACAAGCGCGGCTTCAACTTCGCCGGCAACATCGGCGCCGACACCAACCTGAACTTCCTGCAGTACTCGGTCGGCCAGCTCAGCTACAACTGGGACTGCATCGGCGCGACGTTCGAATACCGGCGGCTGGCGCTGGGCGCGGTGCGCAATGAAAACCAGTTCCGCTTCTCGCTCTCGCTGGCGAACATCGGGACGTTTGGGACGATGAGGCGGCAGGAGAGATTGTTCTAA
- a CDS encoding RDD family protein has product MACPLCGEVCHCSFISSASSGAARGASSTVLVDPERYDSSEEQFAASLPGSTVGDAGGPPRGKTLSGIERIAQEMDDPNFTGPDPFYRSWREEVTSRVNNYRARRRRGYDPESSLSFPFDTRPAPPPPAPPIRPRPRVTRHLDVIAPAPETKVITFPKPEPKPDPPTDLLPFTADELAGPAPEVPRILDAPELGPQVVVPQLPAITLEAAEESAKDDDVTLNAAALVNRAYAAVIDAGIVMIAAVVFAGIVVKITGGVPEARVTIPAALAVTTMLWALYQYLFLVHAATTPGLDLAGLEPCNFAGQPLDASARRYRALAMIIAALPAGLGFVWALLDEDTLGWHDRISRSYMVQR; this is encoded by the coding sequence ATGGCGTGTCCTCTGTGCGGTGAGGTCTGCCACTGCTCGTTCATCTCGTCCGCGTCGTCGGGCGCGGCGCGAGGCGCGTCGAGCACCGTCCTGGTTGATCCGGAGCGATACGACTCCAGCGAAGAACAGTTCGCCGCCTCTCTTCCCGGCAGCACCGTGGGGGACGCCGGCGGACCGCCGCGCGGCAAGACGCTCAGCGGCATCGAGCGCATAGCGCAGGAGATGGACGACCCGAACTTCACCGGGCCCGATCCGTTCTATCGCAGCTGGCGTGAAGAGGTGACCTCGCGCGTGAACAACTACCGCGCCCGCCGCCGCCGTGGCTACGACCCCGAGTCCTCGCTCAGCTTCCCATTCGACACGCGGCCCGCGCCGCCGCCACCGGCGCCGCCCATCCGGCCGCGTCCGCGGGTGACGCGCCATCTCGACGTGATCGCGCCCGCACCGGAGACCAAGGTGATTACATTTCCGAAGCCCGAACCCAAACCCGACCCGCCCACCGACCTGCTGCCCTTCACCGCCGACGAACTGGCCGGCCCCGCGCCCGAAGTGCCGCGCATCCTCGACGCGCCCGAACTCGGCCCGCAAGTGGTTGTGCCGCAGTTGCCGGCGATTACGCTCGAGGCCGCGGAGGAATCCGCGAAAGACGATGACGTCACTCTCAATGCCGCCGCGCTGGTGAATCGCGCCTATGCGGCGGTGATCGACGCGGGCATCGTGATGATCGCGGCCGTAGTTTTCGCAGGGATCGTGGTGAAAATCACGGGCGGCGTTCCCGAGGCGCGCGTCACCATTCCCGCGGCGCTGGCCGTCACCACCATGCTCTGGGCGCTTTACCAGTACCTGTTCCTCGTGCACGCCGCTACCACGCCGGGACTCGACCTCGCCGGCCTCGAGCCATGCAACTTCGCGGGCCAGCCGCTGGACGCGTCCGCGCGCCGCTACCGCGCGCTGGCAATGATCATCGCTGCACTCCCCGCCGGCCTGGGCTTTGTGTGGGCCCTGCTCGACGAGGACACGCTCGGCTGGCACGACCGCATCAGCCGCAGCTACATGGTGCAGCGCTGA
- a CDS encoding cation:proton antiporter, producing MTAAEFGSFTLLLFLLVATAHVLGHVFTRLRQPRVVGEILAGVLLGPSLLGHFAPTIANTLIPPAGVSTEAAKYDVILGFLYNLGLILLMFASGAETRGLFNREDRREVAWLGSVGTALPFALAMIAAPFMPLDRLMGTAGERTPLLLVVGIAVAVTSIPVISKILHDLRILHTRFARLVLGVAVLEDIALWAVLAVATALAAAGTAPPGKIALHVAASLAYFAVGLWLLPRILRHVTRARWNVLIGSAPVAYLIVILLAYSAVAAALEVSLVFAAFLAGYAVVAERELLAESIAALNKVAFAVFIPVYFAVVGYKLDLSRRFSFGMLAAFLALACAVKLLAAGAGARFAGFNWRDSVNLSMALNARGGPGIVLASVAYDAGIINAPFYTTLVLTAVLTSQAAGAWLEFVLRKGWPLLEGSAADAAVVERGPEKIAA from the coding sequence ATGACTGCCGCTGAATTCGGCTCCTTCACTCTTCTCCTATTCTTGCTGGTCGCCACCGCGCATGTGCTGGGACATGTGTTTACGCGGCTGCGGCAGCCGCGCGTGGTCGGCGAAATCCTGGCCGGCGTGCTGCTGGGGCCGTCGCTGCTGGGACACTTCGCGCCCACGATCGCCAACACGCTGATTCCGCCAGCGGGCGTTTCGACCGAAGCAGCCAAGTACGACGTGATCCTCGGCTTTCTCTACAACCTGGGGCTGATCCTGCTGATGTTCGCTTCGGGCGCGGAGACGCGCGGGCTGTTCAACCGCGAAGACCGGCGCGAGGTGGCGTGGCTGGGCTCGGTTGGCACGGCGCTGCCCTTCGCGCTGGCCATGATCGCCGCGCCGTTCATGCCGCTTGATCGCCTGATGGGCACGGCCGGCGAGCGCACGCCGCTGCTGCTGGTGGTGGGCATCGCGGTGGCGGTGACCTCGATCCCGGTGATCTCGAAGATCCTGCACGACCTGCGCATCCTGCACACGCGCTTCGCGCGGCTGGTGCTGGGCGTGGCCGTGCTGGAAGACATCGCGTTATGGGCGGTCCTCGCGGTCGCGACGGCGCTGGCGGCCGCGGGTACGGCGCCGCCGGGCAAGATCGCGCTGCACGTGGCCGCGTCGCTGGCGTACTTCGCCGTGGGCCTGTGGCTGCTGCCGCGCATCCTGCGCCACGTGACCCGGGCGCGCTGGAACGTGCTGATCGGCTCGGCGCCGGTCGCCTATCTGATCGTTATTCTGCTGGCCTATTCGGCCGTTGCTGCGGCGCTCGAGGTGAGCCTGGTGTTCGCCGCGTTCCTCGCCGGATACGCCGTGGTCGCCGAGCGCGAGCTGCTGGCCGAGTCCATCGCCGCGCTCAACAAGGTGGCCTTTGCGGTCTTCATTCCCGTCTACTTCGCGGTGGTGGGCTACAAGCTCGACCTGAGCAGGAGGTTCTCGTTCGGCATGCTGGCAGCTTTCCTGGCGCTGGCCTGCGCGGTCAAGCTGCTTGCCGCCGGCGCGGGCGCGCGCTTTGCCGGCTTCAACTGGCGTGACTCGGTGAACCTTTCCATGGCGCTGAACGCTCGCGGCGGCCCGGGCATCGTGCTGGCCAGTGTCGCCTACGACGCGGGCATCATCAACGCCCCGTTCTACACCACGCTCGTTCTGACCGCGGTGCTCACTTCGCAGGCGGCGGGCGCATGGCTGGAGTTCGTGCTGCGCAAAGGGTGGCCGCTGCTGGAGGGGTCAGCAGCCGACGCTGCCGTCGTGGAGCGCGGGCCGGAGAAAATCGCGGCTTAG